A portion of the Periophthalmus magnuspinnatus isolate fPerMag1 chromosome 2, fPerMag1.2.pri, whole genome shotgun sequence genome contains these proteins:
- the hecw2b gene encoding E3 ubiquitin-protein ligase HECW2 yields the protein MATAATASSSPAAASSSSPSSSSSSSSSANGSAREHLLAVRRRTPHSRPYTIGPENLRGLSSSGTSTPPPSSPLPAEVPQESAGVGLQRANSDTDLVTSDSRSSLTASMYQLTLGQGHLVIFWDIKEEVDATDWIGLYHIDESCVANVWDSKNRGVNGTQRGQIVWRLEPGPYFMEAETKVCFKYYHGVSGALRATTPCITVKNPVVIVGSEGQVEDQSGTEHCRKLVSFTLSDIAAVGLKKGMFFNPDPYLKMSILPGKRSGLPKFTHHGQERRSSITANTINPVWHGEKYTFVALMTDVLEIEVKDKFAKSRPIIKRFLGQLIIPVQRLLDGPATDDHPVTYSLCRRLPTDHVSGQLNFRVSITSTGQEEASPDAVGAMLDGAVNGDPGSPSDDEDLPHASSSSGVAGGASPTGSEEGSLLVNGACYYDDVWAEPGHSRRDGDVTAMGRHTHRQVSLNDYLDALEAQRNAQERIAMGPSPKLRSSFPTDTRLNAMLHIDSDEEEEETGDEPREQRSEERTTQQENAAGKEEQQTGAVSQDIQEAGAGDQSVTTETEASGGPAEEEEETQEGTIATTVNAAASAVADESSPSGSGEAEGGDVPSSSPQPEGAEGGAAASADRPGLECTCPNQNRNNQEVLCSSALTCGPLSPIEEVDTGKELAPKAEEEGVESSSSEAIGPVETEQTAASDSGARAGQSSRAEQEEQAGSGEAAGGVWRRRRSLQAAGGVAQNQASDSGGTAQVNGHQSVRTLPSVHHDISRYQRVDEPLPPNWEARIDSHGRIFYVDHVNRTTTWQRPTAPPAPQTLQRSNSIQQMEQLNRRYQSIRRTMTNDSRPEEQPANEILSDETDMQPSTGDLRRDTGLAPSGSRSRLNLLLQSPSAKFLTSPDFFTVLHSNLSAYRMFTANTCLKHMISKVRRDAHHFERYQHNRDLVAFLNMFANKQLELPRGWEMKQDHTGKPFFVDHNSRATTFIDPRLPLQSSRPPSLLAHRHHLTRQRSHSAGEVSPRRLAGEDPRHPGPPVLPRPSNTFTSSSRGQCQDVVPVAYNDKIVAFLRQPNIFEILQERQPDLSRNHSLREKVQLIRTDGVSGLARLSGDADLVMLLSLFEDEVMSYVPPHALLHPSYCQSPRGSPVSSPQNSPGTQRANARAPAPYKRDFEAKLRNFYRKLETKGYGQGPGKLKLIIRRDHLLEDAFNQIMCYSRKDLQRSKLYVSFVGEEGLDYSGPSREFFFLVSRELFNPYYGLFEYSANDTYTVQISPMSAFVDNHHEWFRFSGRILGLALIHQYLLDAFFTRPFYKGLLRIPCELSDLEYLDEEFHQSLQWMKDNDIEDMLDLTFTVNEEVFGQITERELKPGGANIPVTEKNKKEYIERMVKWRIERGVVQQTESLVRGFFEVVDARLVSVFDARELELVIAGTAEIDLSDWRNNTEYRGGYHDHHIVIRWFWAAVERFNNEQRLRLLQFVTGTSSIPYEGFAALRGSNGPRRFCVEKWGKVTALPRAHTCFNRLDLPPYPSFSMLYEKMLTAVEETSTFGLE from the exons ATGAATCGTGTGTTGCGAATGTTTGGGATTCGAAGAACCGCGGCGTGAACGGCACCCAACGGGGCCAGATCGTGTGGCGTTTGGAGCCGGGACCCTATTTCATGGAGG CGGAGACTaaggtctgctttaagtacTACCACGGAGTGAGCGGAGCGCTGCGAGCCACCACACCCTGCATCACCGTCAAGAACCCGGTGGTGATT gTTGGCAGTGAAGGACAAGTGGAGGACCAATCAGGGACTGAACACTGCCGCAAACTCGTCAGCTTCACTCTGTCAG ACATTGCGGCGGTGGGTTTGAAAAAGGGCATGTTCTTCAACCCGGACCCTTACCTGAAGATGTCCATCCTGCCGGGGAAGAGGAGCGGCCTGCCCAAGTTCACCCACCACGGGCAGGAGCGCCGGTCCTCCATCACCGCCAACACCATCAACCCGGTGTGGCACGGAGAG AAGTACACGTTTGTGGCTCTAATGACGGACGTGCTGGAAATCGAAGTGAAGGATAAGTTCGCTAAGAGCCGGCCCATTATCAAACGCTTCCTGGGTCAGCTGATTATACCTGTTCAGAGGCTCCTGGACGGACCTGCTACAGA tgATCATCCCGTCACCTATAGCCTGTGCCGTCGCCTGCCCACGGACCATGTGAGCGGTCAGCTGAACTTCAGAGTGTCCATCACCTCCACTGGACAAGAAG AAGCTTCTCCTGACGCTGTGGGAGCCATGTTGGACGGAGCTGTGAACGGCGACCCGGGAAGCCCCTCTGACGACGAAGACCTCCCTCacgcctcctcttcctccggcGTCGCAGGCGGAGCGTCCCCCACCGGCTCCGAGGAAGGCTCCCTGCTGGTCAACGGGGCCTGTTACTACGACGACGTTTGGGCGGAGCCGGGACACTCGCGGCGGGACGGAGACGTCACGGCGATGGGGCGACACACGCATCGCCAGGTATCGCTCAATGACTATCTGGACGCTTTGGAGGCTCAGAGGAACGCGCAAGAAAGGATTGCGATGGGACCTTCTCCGAAACTGAGATCAAGTTTTCCCACGGACACGAGGCTGAACGCCATGCTGCACATCGACTccgacgaggaggaggaggagacgggcgACGAGCCGAGAGAGCAGAGAAGCGAAGAACGTACGACTCAACAAGAGAACGCGGCAGGGAAAGAGGAGCAGCAGACCGGCGCTGTATCTCAGGACATCCAAGAGGCGGGGGCAGGTGATCAGTCTGTAACCACGGAGACGGAAGCATCAGGGGGTCCAgccgaagaagaagaagagactcAGGAAGGAACGATAGCTACAACCGTTAATGCTGCTGCTTCTGCCGTTGCTGATGAAAGTTCTCCATCGGGAAGTGgagaagcagagggaggagatgtCCCAAGTTCAAGTCCCCAGCCTGAAGGTGCGGAGGGTGGTGCAGCAGCGAGCGCGGACAGGCCTGGTTTGGAGTGTACCTGCCCCAACCAGAACAGGAACAACCAGGAAGTTCTCTGCAGCTCCGCTCTGACGTGTGGACCTTTGTCTCCGATAGAG GAGGTGGACACAGGTAAAGAACTGGCCCCTAAAGCGGAGGAGGAAGGGGTGGAGTCGTCCAGTAGTGAAGCTATCGGTCCGGTGGAGACAGAGCAGACGGCCGCCTCAGACTCTG GAGCGAGGGCCGGGCAGAGCAGCAGAgcggagcaggaggagcaggcggGGAGCGGGGAGGCGGCAGGCGGGGTGTGGAGGAGACGGCGCTCTCTACAGGCCGCTGGAGGAGTGGCGCAAAACCAAGCTTCAGATTCAG GTGGTACGGCTCAGGTCAACGGGCACCAGTCTGTCCGCACCCTGCCATCTGTCCACCATGACATCAGCAGATACCAGCGGGTCGACGAGCCACTGCCTCCAA acTGGGAAGCGCGCATCGACAGTCACGGACGCATCTTCTACGTGGACCACGTGAACAGGACCACGACATGGCAGcgtcccacagcgccccctgccccCCAGACGCTGCAGAGGTCCAACTCCATACAGCAGATGGAGCAGCTCAATCGCAG GTATCAGAGTATTCGTAGGACGATGACCAATGACAGTAGGCCGGAGGAGCAGCCCGCCAATGAGATTCTGTCAGACGAGACGGACATGCAGCCTTCAACTGGAG ATCTCCGCAGAGACACCGGCTTGGCTCCGTCTGGCTCTCGCTCTCGGCTCAACCTCCTGCTTCAGTCTCCGAGCGCCAAGTTCCTCACCAGCCCCGACTTCTTCACTGTGCTGCATTCCAACCTT AGTGCCTACCGTATGTTCACCGCCAACACGTGTCTGAAGCACATGATCAGTAAAGTTCGCCGTGATGCCCACCACTTCGAGCGTTACCAACACAACCGCGACCTGGTGGCGTTCCTCAACATGTTCGCCAACAAACAACTGGAACTGCCCCGAGGGTGGGAGATGAAGCAGGACCACACCGGCAAG CCTTTCTTTGTGGATCATAACTCCCGAGCCACCACCTTCATCGACCCGCGTCTGCCCCTACAAAGCTCTCGCCCGCCCAGTCTCCTGGCTCACCGGCACCACCTCACACGCCAACGCAGCCACAGCGCAGGGGAGGTCAGCCCACGAAGACTG GCTGGTGAAGACCCTCGTCACCCCGGCCCCCCCGTCCTTCCTCGCCCGTCCAACACCTTCACAtcgtccagcagggggcagtgtcaGGACGTGGTTCCAGTCG CGTACAATGACAAGATTGTAGCGTTTCTACGGCAACCCAACATCTTTGAGATCCTGCAGGAGAGACAGCCCGACCTTAGCCGCAACCATTCACTCAG GGAGAAGGTGCAGCTGATCCGCACAGATGGGGTGTCGGGACTGGCCAGGCTGTCAGGAGACGCCGACCTTGTGATGCTTTTGAG TTTGTTTGAAGATGAGGTTATGTCCTACGTGCCTCCTCACGCCTTACTTCACCCCAGCTACTGCCAGTCGCCACGGGGATCAccggtctcctctccacagaactcACCGG GGACCCAGAGAGCCAACGCCAGAGCCCCAGCGCCGTACAAGAGAGACTTCGAAGCCAAACTACGCAACTTTTACAGGAAGCTCGAAACTAAAGGCTACGGGCAGGGACCAGGGAAGCTTAA ACTCATCATTCGGCGAGATCATCTTCTGGAGGACGCTTTCAACCAGATCATGTGCTACTCGAGAAAAGACCTCCAACGCAGCAAACTTTACGTTAGCTTCGTCGGAGAAGAAGG GTTGGACTACAGCGGGCCTTCGAGAGAGTTCTTCTTCCTCGTTTCCAGAGAGCTTTTTAACCCTTACTACGGTCTGTTTGAATACTCCGCCAACGACACCTACACGGTTCAGATCAGCCCCATGTCTGCCTTCGTCGACAATCATCACGAATG gTTCCGATTTAGTGGGAGAATTTTGGGCTTGGCGTTGATCCATCAGTACCTCCTGGACGCCTTCTTCACCCGACCCTTCTATAAAGGCCTGTTGCGCAT tccgtgtGAGCTGAGCGACCTGGAGTACCTGGATGAGGAGTTCCACCAGTCTCTGCAGTGGATGAAGGACAACGACATAGAAGACATGCTGGACCTCACCTTCACCGTCAATGAGGAGGTGTTTGGACAG ATCACGGAGCGAGAGCTGAAGCCTGGAGGAGCCAACATCCCAGTGACCGAGAAGAACAAGAAAGAATACATCGAGCGTATGGTGAAGTGGAGGATCGAGAGGGGCGTGGTCCAGCAAACGGAGAGCCTCGTCCGGGGATTTTTTGAG GTGGTAGATGCCCGGCTGGTGTCTGTGTTTGACGCCAGAGAGCTGGAGTTGGTGATCGCTGGCACGGCTGAGATCGACCTGTCGGATTGGAGGAACAACACGGAGTACAGAGGAG GTTACCACGACCACCACATTGTAATCCGTTGGTTCTGGGCGGCGGTGGAGCGGTTCAACAATGAGCAGAGACTACGACTGCTGCAG TTCGTGACGGGGACCTCCAGTATTCCCTACGAAGGGTTTGCAGCGCTAAGAGGCAGCAACGGACCTCGGAGGTTCTGTGTGGAGAAGTGGGGCAAAGTCACAGCCCTGCCCAG GGCTCACACTTGTTTCAACCGCCTGGACCTGCCACCTTACCCGTCGTTTTCAATGCTTTACGAGAAGATGCTCACGGCTGTTGAAGAAACCAGCACTTTTGGTCTAGAGTGA